ATTTCAATTTTGATCTGTTTTGAAATAAATTTTGGTAATGATATACTTAACTGACCCAAAATAAATTAATCTAATAGTTGTTTTGCTAAGTACTTATATTAAAGGTTATCTCATGCGGGATAGCCTTTATTTTTGTCTATTCAAACGGCTTTGTGTAGGGGCTACTATATATTTTACTGGATAATTTGTTTGTCAAAAAAATAGTGTGTCTACCTCTATTGTTTTTGTTGTATAAAGAAATTACATTTGTGTGTGATCAATAATCTCAAAGAAATGGAACTTGTAAATCTTGACAAGAAACTTGTAGAAGCGGCAGCAAAGTCTTTTGAAGCAAGTTATAATATGGCCGTAGGTAAGTATAGGTCAGAGGTAAATCAACTACAACTTGCTGAGGATGAAGTTATTGCCAAATTTGTATCATGCCAGCTATCATATGCTGACGCTAAAACTTACATTGATCTTCTAAATACAATTGGTGTGGAAGTTAAAGATACGCTAGTTGAATATGTACCAAGAATACATCTAAGGAATAACCGAAACGAAGTTGATGTAGTAGATAATAGAAGACTGGTAGATGCAGAGACTCTAGAATCACAACCAGAAAACACTCAAATAGAAGAAGGTGTTGTTAATGATAGCGTACCTAATACAGAACACGCGGGAGAGGAGGTGAGAGGAGATGCTACTGGTGGGAACGCAAAACCAAAAAGACAAAGAGGTACACAAGGGCAAGTGTTTAACGTGATAAAAGAACAAGGTGTGTTACTCACGACAGGAGAGATAGTCAAGTTAATCAACGATTGGAGACCTGGCACCAGTTATTCGAGTATTACAAACAGTCTTATAAGGTTATCAGGAGAACTTGAACAACTTGGAAAGATTAAAGATGATAGTGGAGCGAACCTTTACGGGATCATCGACTGGTTCAATGAAGATGGAACAGTTAAACCTGGACACGAAAGAAAAGAAGTTGATAGTGAGGAAATAGTTGAAGATCAAGAAGAGCTTGAAGATGAACCTGCGGGTTCACCAAGCAATGAAGATGCACGTAGTAAATTAGGTTTGTTTCAATAACACAAAAAGCACCTCGTGTGGGTGCTTTTTGTTCGGGGATAGCATGGTGCGCGCAGGGACTTGTCATTCACTACCGCGAGGGTTCGAACCCCTCTATCTCCACGTTACTATCGCAAAGGTTAGTGGTCAGACTAACTTTTGGCAGGTAATCGGCGATAGTTCCCACGCCGTAACGTTCGGGACAACTATCTGTTTCACTCTGAATACAATCACTATGCCTAGGAAGGACGACGATTGCATTGAGTACATTTACCGACCTTGGATTACCGTCAAAGGCCGGAAAGTATTTCCCCGCAAGGGGCGTGTTTTTAAAATATGCATAAAGCGTAAATAAAACACGAATGCCGGAACGGGTTGCAGTCTTAGATGGCGCAACCCGTTTTGCTATTTCTTATTGCTTAATTTATTTTCTGGCTTTGACTTTACAATCTTCTTCATTGTTCTCTCAAACTCAGCAAACGAAACTTCTTGTATTGTCTCAGTCTTAACTTCTTCTACCGTCTTCTTATTGCGCTTATCCATACACAATTATTTACATAAGCACCTTCTTTTCACTATTTACTCTTACAAAGTAAGGCACTAAAACATTCCCTTGCAAGAATCCATCTTAAAAACAGCCTCACGCGATTAGCTCCTTGTAAGTCAACCTTCCGTCTAAATTAGCCATTACCACCTCGAAACGTTGTCCATCATTAGCTTTGCGAGTGTTATAGCGGAAAGCATACTCTCCTACATATTGATCTAGGTGTTTAACACTTACCCAATGGTTAATGCCGTTTACTCCACGTTTAAATAAAGACCAAAACCCTTCGATAGTGTTTGTGTGCACTTCTCCGTTTACATACTGACCTTGTCCGTGACGTATGAAGGAATGCGAGAAGTGTTTGCTTAGTCCTACATACGCAGTCCATTCATCAGTCATAAGTTTAGCACCAACCGCAACGTGTTCCTTTATGATTGGTTGAAGTGTCTTGGATGAAGTGTTTTTTACAGTCATTGCAACAAGTTTACCACCTCTTTCTACCATTCCGAAGATAGGAGTTTTGCTTTTTGTGCACCGTCCTTGTGCTCCTTGGGTCTTTTTTGCTACATGTTTATTCTTTTCTGCTCCACCAAAGTAAGTTTCATCTGTTTCAACTATACCATCAAGTGGCTTTTCAAAGGACTTAGATTTAAGAGCGAACTTCAAACGATGCAATATAAACCATGCGGTTTTTTGAGTCACATCAATATCCTTCGCAAGTTGATGTGACGAAATTCCCTTTTTGTGAGCGGTCATTACGAAAGACGCCTTAAACCATTTGATCAGCAATATTTTACTATCTTCGAAAATAGTACCTGTTCTCACGGTATATTTTTTCCGACATTTTGCACATTTGAAGTCACCATTAGAGAATTGGTACGATTTCTTATGTCCGCAATGTTGACAAACAGGTTCACCATTCCAGCGAAGACCGGCCAAATACTTTTTGCAAGCCAATTCATTTGGGAATTTAGCGTCGAGCGAAGTAAATGTTAATTTCGGCGTCTTAGATTTAGCTGGCATGTTTTTATCTGATTGTTGAGTAAATATACAATATAATAATCTGACTACCAAATATTTAACACGATATTTTTCAATTATTTTGGGTCAGTTAAGTATATCATTACCTAAATTTTATCCGATTTTCGTCCAGTACTTCATATTTGTAAATATCTGTTTCACCGGAGTCTTCATGAAATTCATAAAATTTGCCATTTTTTACCCACCAGTTTCCCGTCTCAGTATGTTCATCAGATTCGCCTTTGGTAATAATTTTAAAATTAAGTAAGAAGGTACCATCATTGTTCCTTGTCATCTCCCACATTTTTTGAGCGCCTTCTATTTGCTGATCTTGCTCCGATCCTGTCCAGACTCCTACCAGTCTGTTATCTATTTTCTTTCCGGAAGGAATTTTCGTCAAACCATTTGAGCAAGAAGCTAATACAAACAATAGTAAAGTAAATTTTATGTAATTTGTTTTCATTTATATTTTATGAATTGTACTGATTTGAATCTACGCCTTCAAGTAGGTAATTTGTTGAAAATTCGATTAATACACTAAATCTACCCGTAGAATTTGCAAACTTTTTCCACATATTTATTGATATTCAATTCCATACTTTCGGTACTGTCTGAAAATGTATGAGTTTCAACAAAAGGTTTCTCTTTGCTTTTTCTCCAAGTCCCGACAATCTCATTTTGCGATAAAATTATTGGTTTGAAAATACCATTACCAATTTTTGAGTTATCAAAATCCGACGGTAAAGCTATATCTCTTCCTTCTGAATAACCTACTGTGTATTCGTCATAGCACGGTAATAAAGCAAAGGTAGTTT
This Dyadobacter sp. UC 10 DNA region includes the following protein-coding sequences:
- a CDS encoding IS1595 family transposase translates to MPAKSKTPKLTFTSLDAKFPNELACKKYLAGLRWNGEPVCQHCGHKKSYQFSNGDFKCAKCRKKYTVRTGTIFEDSKILLIKWFKASFVMTAHKKGISSHQLAKDIDVTQKTAWFILHRLKFALKSKSFEKPLDGIVETDETYFGGAEKNKHVAKKTQGAQGRCTKSKTPIFGMVERGGKLVAMTVKNTSSKTLQPIIKEHVAVGAKLMTDEWTAYVGLSKHFSHSFIRHGQGQYVNGEVHTNTIEGFWSLFKRGVNGINHWVSVKHLDQYVGEYAFRYNTRKANDGQRFEVVMANLDGRLTYKELIA
- a CDS encoding lipocalin family protein is translated as MKTNYIKFTLLLFVLASCSNGLTKIPSGKKIDNRLVGVWTGSEQDQQIEGAQKMWEMTRNNDGTFLLNFKIITKGESDEHTETGNWWVKNGKFYEFHEDSGETDIYKYEVLDENRIKFR